One window of the Podospora pseudocomata strain CBS 415.72m chromosome 7, whole genome shotgun sequence genome contains the following:
- a CDS encoding hypothetical protein (MEROPS:MER0003374; COG:E; EggNog:ENOG503NWB8) — protein sequence MLCIKGCHHQRIALRTTITAKQHTTAAAAACKRAFTSFSSSIARPSLKTPFRLRPLHYTTARVPCYYFSSTSSKMAPPPASAHEFLDFVNASPTPYHAVQTATSLLQKAGFHPISERTPWTPSTISPGGKYYLTRNASSLIAFAVGSRWSPGNPIAMIGAHTDSPCLRVKPVSKRTANGYLQVGVETYGGGIWHSWFDRDLSVAGRVLVRVKEGGFEQRLVRVEKPIVRIPSLAIHLHRQSNFDPNKEEEMVPIAGLVEEVLNKKGDVEEGEEEEFEPLKAIDERHHSEFLKLIAKEAGVDKVEDIQDFELILYDTQKAVLGGMNEEFIYSGRLDNLDMTFCAVKALIGSVKDGKGLEEETGIRLVACFDHEEIGSLSAHGADSNLLPAVLRRLSVLPGVDGNQQSESNETAFEQTLAKSFLISADMAHAVHPNYAGKYERNHQPQMNKGTVIKINANQRYATNSPGIVLVKECARRKGVPLQLFVVKNDSPCGSTIGPMLSAKLGVRTLDLGNPQLAMHSIREMGGSWDVEHAIGLFEGFLEGYGGLEGGLVVD from the exons ATGCTGTGTATAAAAGgctgccatcaccagcgaATTGCGTTGAGGACAACAATAACAGCAAAACAACAcaccactgctgctgctgctgcttgtaAAAGGGCGTTCACCTCGTTTTCTTCTTCTATTGCTCGCCCCTCTTTGAAAACCCCATTTCGACTTCGACCTCTTCATTACACAACAGCTCGCGTGCCCTGCTATtacttctcctccacctcatccaaaatggcaccccctcccgcctccgCCCACGAGTTCCTCGACTTTGTCAACGCCTCTCCCACCC CCTACCACGCAGTCCAaaccgccacctccctcctccaaaaagcaGGCTTCCACCCCATCTCCGAACGCACCCCCTggaccccctccaccatctctcCCGGAGGTAAATACTACCTCACCCgcaacgcctcctccctcatcgcctTCGCCGTCGGGTCTCGATGGTCCCCCGGCAACCCCATCGCCATGATCGGCGCGCACACTGACTCCCCCTGCCTCCGTGTCAAACCAGTCAGCAAACGCACCGCGAACGGGTACCTCCAGGTCGGTGTCGAGACGTACGGGGGCGGGATCTGGCACAGCTGGTTCGATAGGGATTTGtcggtggcggggagggtgctcGTCAGGGTAAAAGAGGGTGGGTTTGAgcagaggttggtgagggtggagaaGCCAATTGTGAGGATCCCGAGCTTGGCGATTCATTTGCATAGGCAGAGCAATTTTGATCCGaataaggaggaggagatggtgccTATtgcggggttggtggaggaggttcttAACAAGAAGGGGGatgtcgaggaaggggaagaggaggagtttgagccGCTGAAGGCTATTGACGAGAGACATCATTCGGAGTTTTTGAAACTCATTGCCAAAGAGGCCGGGGTGGACAAAGTGGAGGACATTCAGGATTTCGAGCTGATCCTGTATGACACGCAAAAGGCGGTTTTGGGCGGGATGAATGAGGAGTTTATCTACAGCGGGAGGTTGGATAACTTGGACATGACGTTTTGTGCGGTCAAGGCTCTGATCGGGAGTGtgaaggatgggaagggtctggaggaggagacggggaTCAGGCTGGTGGCGTGTTTTGACCACGAGGAGATTGGGAGTTTGAGCGCCCATGGAGCGGACTCTAACTTGCTGCCGGCTGTCCTCAGACGGCTGTCCGTCCTCCCTGGGGTCGACGGGAACCAACAATCCGAAAGCAACGAGACGGCCTTTGAGCAGACCCTCGCGAAAAGCTTTTTGATCTCGGCGGACATGGCGCACGCTGTTCACCCGAATTATGCGGGCAAGTATGAACGGAACCACCAGCCGCAGATGAACAAGGGGACGGTGATCAAGATTAACGCCAATCAGAGGTATGCGACGAATTCGCCGGGGATTGTGCTGGTGAAGGAGTgcgcgaggaggaagggggtgccGCTGCAGCTGTTTGTGGTCAAGAATGACAGTCCCTGTGGGAGCACGATTGGGCCGATGCTGAGCGCTAAGTTGGGGGTGAGGACGTTGGATCTGGGGAACCCGCAGCTGGCGATGCACAGTAtcagggagatgggggggagCTGGGACGTGGAGCATGCGAttgggttgtttgaggggtttttggaggggtatggggggttggaagggggcTTGGTTGTTGATTAG
- a CDS encoding hypothetical protein (EggNog:ENOG503NXW3; COG:A) → MAANIPPQMVPNHMMLLQQQQQQQQRAKSQQQQQQINQLVMTYVVNTQPEAAPNTWQSAMSHNERYGKTLNLVTNVILAMSTGNFTAVFQHATDFEKKVWLSSENKAMYDRALQGKIDEMVARRQGNTQQLQNQLQQQQQQQQQQQHHQQQQQRQQQHQQQQMLMNQMAAARMGPTGQPGFPGMQNPMQVPQGTPQAQLGMGLAGNPQNRPGQPPFGMQMGQPARPMGPMGQLQPNEINAVNEVAQRLMSQVPEPQKAQMRQKIMENLGPRAAQFHGDVLVWHFQQEALRQMTASRQRQAQALGQQRMANGMPQGQPGQMNPNQLMINPLAQQPVMPNGPMLGANIETIRNERQQALLAQQQGQMVVPASNGQARTVTPGPMNGMPGAQPSVNQASRPMPAGQNFGVQQPGVARGPMMGHPMQGQPGGLAGPPTTSQSPAMNTLNAPMQQPPVPMGHVGRQPPVNPGNPAMGSLNPQFSHQNNTRPPSAMPGVMNGAALAGGRGIPEGAMGNWNQQQRAAMMSGLSMGTPGQMPGAPEQLRAGQMNMANQGPGPNGPPNPAVQAKMLEYLQTPHGKTAIDNMDIAPGVFGMLANNGTHVGPNIKKWFQLKALAVNNPAQLNMLQAVQHRQFTVMWNQQQKRQQANQPQGNPGAPFQPPQLPPGEEYPPHVAQLTPQEVQAFMSRSANHANQNPAMVSEILRRLKYTDYAKKIWEKHNKQQQQQQQQQGINNANAGGQKAPSQIVPPTPTTQPGAPPMAQPNMPPKPSSTPVAPPASTPARQTPKIPQQPQPQQQSQPAPQSQQQPGQHGPNPSPVPAPRHNLKRKPDDSEGAAQANNAAQRPAPGPGAQTNIRAPPPFKPLPEEQVVALGSQERAEYDATLRLHQRITAITTEEQLLAQGQNEVPVPMDAELLGKTRRTLLGALSTMRGVSAWSQAWFFKTKDEERLRIFLRARHKLYRQLVPNKDASQPSTILRPVLTISPQELDQIQQMLKNMATDIKTYCVPSLGLQNSWSQANGGTPTQRPAQAPTPLSQANLEKQTQALKQAQNRTAAKNVAAPAAPTTTQPPFSFGAHKSPAGNPEYLSEPLLTRDGLQAPPARKKPKTGANHSSPPAIQPGTGSLSPNVKAPSPVVSRKQEPAKTAPKFMCPEPGCEQMSVGFESEEALGMHKQDEHIRPFQDPVAFMRENMAAALKLDEQGRPVSAPAMGGSLSKQGQTPMSKPDLAATPMSRDASMRRQGSAAGGRESTATPRMAASTPMAPVDEMWAGTTIDPQNLFAGLGPTIDATTGNMMHEFGTYRSITPNDTPESTASKDSGVSEPNSDILEGTGLDINLTFQNFNEDVLMDMNRINMDSLDSLVDSDLYGPGGGFGGGQEAYQFTFEDMTMGNDFSKPFQFDNSGYMMDASV, encoded by the exons ATGGCCGCCAACATACCGCCACAGATGGTTCCCAACCATATGATGCtgcttcagcagcagcaacagcagcagcagcgagccaaatcccaacagcagcagcagcaaatcaACCAACTTGTTATGACCTATGTTGTCAATACGCAGCCTGAGGCCGCTCCAAACACATGGCAGAGTGCCATGTCTCATAACGAGCGATATGGAAAGACTCTGAACCT CGTCACAAACGTAATACTTGCCATGTCGACCGGCAATTTCACTGCTGTCTTTCAACACGCAACCGACTTCGAGAAAAAGGTTTGGCTGAGTTCTGAAAATAAG GCCATGTACGACAGGGCCTTGCAAGGTAAAATCGACGAGATGGTCGCACGCAGACAGGGCAACACGCAACAGCTTCAGAACcagctgcagcagcagcagcagcagcagcaacaacagcagcatcatcagcagcagcagcaacgtcagcagcagcatcagcagcaacagatgCTCATGAACCAGATGGCTGCTGCTCGAATGGGGCCGACCGGCCAGCCTGGATTTCCAGGCATGCAAAACCCGATGCAAGTTCCTCAAGGAACCCCACAAGCCCAGCTTGGTATGGGCTTGGCTGGGAACCCTCAGAACAGGCCCGGGCAACCACCGTTCGGAATGCAGATGGGACAGCCTGCACGTCCTATGGGTCCCATGGGCCAACTGCAGCCTAATGAGATCAATGCCGTCAACGAGGTCGCGCAGAGGCTGATGAGCCAAGTTCCCGAACCCCAGAAAGCCCAAATGCGCCAGAAAATCATGGAGAACCTGGGCCCGCGTGCTGCTCAGTTCCACGGGGATGTACTCGTGTGGCATTTTCAGCAAGAGGCCCTGCGGCAAATGACTGCGAGCCGGCAGaggcaagctcaagctcttGGACAGCAACGAATGGCCAACGGAATGCCGCAGGGCCAACCAGGACAGATGAACCCGAACCAACTCATGATCAATCCACTAGCACAGCAGCCAGTCATGCCGAATGGCCCGATGCTCGGCGCCAACATCGAAACTATACGGAACGAGCGTCAACAAGCTCTGCTcgcccagcagcagggaCAGATGGTTGTCCCGGCGAGCAACGGCCAGGCCAGAACTGTTACGCCAGGCCCGATGAACGGGATGCCGGGCGCTCAACCGAGCGTGAAccaagcttctcgaccaaTGCCGGCGGGACAGAATTTTGGCGTTCAGCAGCCTGGTGTTGCCCGAGGACCGATGATGGGACACCCGATGCAAGGACAACCGGGCGGTCTCGCCGGGCCCCCTACCACGTCTCAGAGTCCAGCCATGAACACGTTGAACGCGCCGATGCAGCAGCCGCCCGTTCCGATGGGGCATGTGGGGAGACAACCGCCCGTTAACCCAGGTAACCCGGCCATGGGCAGCTTGAACCCGCAATTCAGCCATCAGAACAACACACGACCGCCCTCGGCGATGCCAGGTGTCATGAACGGCGCGGCGCTGGCCGGAGGTCGAGGAATACCCGAAGGAGCAATGGGCAACTGGAATCAACAGCAACGGGCGGCCATGATGAGTGGTTTGTCGATGGGCACACCTGGCCAGATGCCCGGGGCACCGGAACAACTCCGAGCCGGCCAGATGAACATGGCGAATCAGGGACCGGGACCGAACGGgccaccaaacccagcagTGCAGGCCAAGATGTTGGAATACTTGCAAACCCCACACGGCAAGACGGCCATTGACAACATGGACATAGCGCCTGGTGTTTTCGGCATGCTTGCGAACAACGGAACGCATGTGGGGCCAAACATTAAGAAATGGTTTCAGCTCAAGGCCCTGGCAGTCAACAACCCGGCGCAACTGAACATGTTGCAGGCCGTCCAGCACAGGCAGTTCACAGTAATGTGGAACCAACAACAGAAGAGGCAGCAagcaaaccaaccccaaggCAACCCCGGCGCTCCTTTCCAGCCGCCCCAGCTGCCCCCCGGCGAGGAATACCCCCCGCACGTCGCCCAGCTGACCCCGCAAGAGGTCCAGGCATTCATGAGCAGGAGTGCCAATCATGCGAACCAGAACCCGGCCATGGTCTCGGAGATACTTAGAAGATTGAAGTACACCGACTACGCCAAGAAGATCTGGGAGAAGCacaacaagcagcagcagcagcagcagcagcagcagggaaTCAACAATGCCAATGCTGGCGGCCAAAAGGCTCCGTCACAGATAGTacccccaacacccaccacacaaccaGGTGCCCCTCCGATGGCTCAGCCGAACATGCCGCCAAAGCCCTCGAGCACCCCGGTGGCTCCTCCAGCATCCACGCCGGCCAGACAGACGCCCAAGAttcctcaacaaccgcaacctcaacagcagTCACAGCCGGCGCCGCAgtcacagcaacagccgGGGCAACATGGACCGAACCCTTCCCCCGTGCCCGCCCCCAGGCACAACCTCAAGCGAAAGCCGGACGATTCCGAAGGTGCGGCCCAAGCGAACAATGCCGCTCAACGACCAGCGCCGGGACCTGGAGCTCAGACCAATATCCGTGCACCCCCACCGTTCAAGCCGCTTCCTGAGGAACAGGTTGTGGCCCTGGGGTCGCAGGAAAGGGCCGAGTATGATGCCACCTTGCGACTTCATCAGCGCATCACGGCCATCACCACGGAAGAACAGCTATTAGCCCAAGGGCAGAACGAGGTGCCGGTGCCCATGGACGCAGAACTATTGGGGAAAACCCGCAGGACGCTCCTGGGAGCATTGAGCACCATGAGAGGTGTAAGCGCGTGGTCGCAGGCATGGTTCTTCAAGACCAAGGACGAGGAACGTCTGAGGATTTTCCTTCGAGCA CGGCACAAACTTTACAGGCAGCTCGTTCCAAACAAGGACGCATCACAGCCGTCAACCATCTTGCGGCCCGTCCTCACCATTTCGCCCCAGGAACTCGACCAGATACAGCAGATGCTGAAGAACATGGCCACTGACATCAAGACCTATTGCGTACCTTCGCTTGGTCTGCAAAATAGCTGGAGTCAGGCGAACGGCGGGACGCCAACCCAGCGGCCCGCGCAAGCACCCACGCCTCTGAGCCAAGCCAATCTGGAGAAGCAGACACAGGCGTTGAAGCAGGCGCAGAACCGCACGGCCGCGAAGAACGTTGCCGCCCCGGCCGCTCCGACGACCACGCAGCCGCCTTTCTCGTTTGGGGCTCACAAGTCGCCGGCCGGCAATCCGGAATACCTGAGCGAGCCGCTTCTCACACGAGACGGGCTCCAGGCACCACCTGCCaggaagaagcccaagacggGAGCAAACCACAGCTCGCCGCCGGCCATTCAGCCGGGCACTGGCTCCCTGTCGCCCAACGTCAAGGCGCCCTCTCCCGTTGTCAGCCGGAAGCAGGAGCCGGCCAAGACGGCACCCAAATTCATGTGTCCCGAACCCGGTTGCGAGCAAATGTCTGTGGGTTTCGAGAGCGAGGAAGCGCTTGGCATGCACAAGCAGGACGAGCACATCCGGCCATTCCAAGATCCTGTCGCCTTCATGCGGGAGAACATGGCTGCGGCACTGAAGCTTGACGAACAGGGCAGGCCCGTCTCGGCGCCGGCCATGGGTGGCAGTCTTTCCAAGCAAGGCCAGACACCCATGAGCAAGCCTGATCTGGCGGCGACGCCCATGTCTCGCGACGCGTCGATGAGACGACAGGGCAGTGCCGCGGGAGGACGGGAGAGCACGGCGACACCACGGATGGCGGCGAGCACACCCATGGCGCCGGTGGACGAGATGTGGGCGGGCACGACGATCGACCCGCAGAATCTGTTTGCCGGGCTGGGGCCCACGATAGACGCGACCACGGGCAACATGATGCACGAATTTGGGACGTACCGATCGATCACGCCCAACGACACGCCCGAGTCGACGGCCAGCAAGGACAGCGGGGTTTCGGAGCCGAACAGCGACATCCTCGAGGGCACCGGGCTGGATATCAACTTGACGTTCCAGAACTTCAACGAGGATGTGCTGATGGACATGAACAGGATCAACATGGATTCGCTGGATAGTTTGGTGGACAGCGACCTGTACGGcccgggtggtggttttggcggCGGGCAGGAGGCGTACCAGTTCACCTTTGAAGACATGACGATGGGGAACGACTTTAGCAAGCCGTTTCAGTTTGACAACAGCGGGTACATGATGGATGCATCGGTTTAG
- the MMT2 gene encoding mitochondrial metal transporter (EggNog:ENOG503NXX4; COG:P), protein MLACRPCPGLRICATASPVAASSRLRLTRQARSYHPPLLFQFSPRTHHPLRPPPPPLQRRVYYTALSPASRVAFSDRSLHPNSSFSTTDNYFSTTTRPTTSSSPPQSPLKMGQQHRTHAGHSHGHHHHHDNIYLTSQNKSDAGVRITRIGLYSNLGMAIAKGLGGYAFNSQSMIADAWHSLTDLASDVLTLATVSWSLRPPTANFPMGFGKVESLGSLGVSSMLLFGGIFMCMSSCETLYAHIMLDPAAAAEALSHGHGHHHHGHGHGHSHGGGAPSLHAAWLAAGTVAVKEWLYHATMKVARERKSSVLASNAVHHRVDSLTGIVTLLAILGANFLSNAAWLDPVGGLLISLLVIKAGLSNTLSALYELADRSIDEEVRSSIKSQVSKSIGELGESGNVELTDVSGVKSGQNYLVDLELGVPGDWTVEQVRQVEEKVRERVGGKVRGVRRVRVRFVPTGLEGGRGLGEEFIAGEVSARSSPEPEEEGNGHDHGHEHKKEL, encoded by the exons ATGCTCGCCTGCAGGCCATGTCCGGGATTGCGCATCTGTGCGACGGCGTCTCCGGTAGCAGCGTCGTCACGGCTCCGTCTAACAAGACAGGCACGGAGCTATCATCCTCCATTATTATTTCAATTTAGCCCGAGAACACATCACCCACttcggccaccaccaccacccctacAACGACGCGTGTACTACACTGccctctccccagcctccagGGTGGCCTTTTCCGACCGTTCTTTACATCCCAattcctccttctccacaaCAGACAATTACTTCtctacaacaacaagaccaacaacgtcgtcatcaccaccacaatcacCCCTGAAAATgggtcaacaacaccgcACTCACGCCGGCCACAGtcacggccaccaccaccaccacgacaacatctacctcacctcccaaaaCAAATCCGACGCCGGCGTCCGCATCACCAGAATAGGCCTCTATTCCAACCTCGGCATGGCCATCGCCAAAGGCTTAGGAGGCTACGCCTTCAACTCCCAATCCATGATCGCCGACGCCTGGCACTCCCTCACCGATTTGGCGTCTGACGTCCTCACCCTCGCGACCGTGTCCTGGTCCCTCCGCCCACCAACGGCCAACTTCCCGATGGGCTTTGGAAAAGTCGAGAGTCTCGGCTCGCTGGGGGTGTCTAGCATGTTGCTTTTTGGAGGAATATTCATGTGCATGTCCAGCTGCGAGACTCTCTACGCTCACATAATGTTGGATCCCGCCGCGGCGGCAGAGGCGCTGTCACATGGACAtggtcatcaccatcatgggcatgggcatgggcatagtcatggaggaggagcgccgAGTCTACACGCTGCTTGGCTTGCGGCTGGTACGGTGGCTGTTAAGGAGTGGTTGTATCATGCCA CAATGAAAGTAGCCCGCGAAAGAAAATCCTCCGTCCTGGCGTCAAACGCGGTACATCACAGGGTTGACTCTTTAACCGGCATCGTAACCCTCCTTGCCATCCTCGGAGCGAACTTTTTGTCGAATGCGGCCTGGCTTGACCCCGTCGGCGGGCTGTTGATCTCTTTACTTGTCATCAAAGCTGGGTTGAGCAATACACTCTCTGCACTGTACGAGCTCGCTGATCGGTCTATTGATGAGGAAGTTCGCAGTTCGATCAAGTCACAGGTTTCAAAGAGTATTGGAGAGCTAGGGGAGTCGGGGAACGTGGAGTTGACGGACGTGAGCGGGGTCAAGTCGGGGCAGAACTACCTTGTTGATTTGGAGCTGGGGGTTCCGGGGGATTGGACGGTGGAGCAGGTGAGACaagtggaggagaaggttaGGGAAAGGGTcggggggaaggtgaggggggtgaggagggttagggtgAGGTTTGTTCCTACAGGGctggaagggggaagggggctgggggaggagtttaTTGCTGGGGAGGTTAGTGCTAGGAGTAGTCCTgagcccgaggaggaggggaatgggCATGATCATGGGCATGAGCATAAGAAGGAGTTGTaa